In the Sus scrofa isolate TJ Tabasco breed Duroc chromosome 6, Sscrofa11.1, whole genome shotgun sequence genome, one interval contains:
- the LOC110261337 gene encoding tigger transposable element-derived protein 1-like isoform X2, with amino-acid sequence MSGSLRTISAKSPSGRGRHDRRGQEAVSVGTAVAPGAGQRGESFLRGMARRGGMKTTPHREALGKAPLGLGLRPGAKRDRKSITLHLKLEVLRRFEEGEKLTQIACALGLATSTVASIRVNKDKIRASSQAATPVSATQLTRCRGVLMGHMERLLSLWIEEQRRQNLPVSTLRIQDKARRLFAQLQHEQGGGTWAASFGASNGWFARFKARHKVLLTAEPAAADARAAARYPPPRPVLRALLEAGRYSARQVFNVDETGLFWKRLPERMLLALEGTAGPGPKASKDHLTLLLGGNAAGDFKLKPLLVYPSENPRALRGCCKASLPVVWRSNRNDWVTPSIFQEWFTGCFCPAVESYCASHGLPHRALLLLDSAPCHPAHLVGLSAHVRVEFLPKNTSALIQPMNQGIIATFKAHYLRRTLGQLVQETAGADPPSVRVFWCRYTVVTAVDNIAEA; translated from the coding sequence GCAGAGGCAGGCATGACAGGAGAGGCCAAGAGGCTGTCAGTGTGGGCACGGCGGTAGCTCCTGGGGCCGGTCAGCGGGGAGAGAGCTTCTTGAGGGGCATGGCTCGGCGCGGTGGCATGAAGACAACCCCCCACCGGGAGGCGTTGGGGAAGGCGCCCCTCGGGCTTGGCCTTCGCCCTGGTGCCAAGCGGGACCGGAAGTCTATCACCCTGCACCTGAAGCTGGAGGTGCTTCGGAGGTTTGAGGAGGGCGAGAAGCTGACCCAGATTGCCTGCGCCCTGGGGCTGGCGACCTCCACTGTCGCCTCGATCCGTGTCAACAAGGACAAGATCCGGGCCAGTTCCCAGGCAGCCACGCCGGTGAGCGCCACGCAGCTGACCCGCTGCCGGGGTGTGTTGATGGGCCACATGGAACGCCTGCTGAGCCTGTGGATAGAGGAGCAGAGGCGGCAGAACCTGCCGGTCAGCACGCTGCGCATCCAGGACAAGGCGCGCCGGCTCTTTGCGCAGCTGCAGCACGAGCAGGGCGGCGGCACCTGGGCTGCGAGTTTCGGGGCCAGCAACGGCTGGTTTGCCCGGTTCAAGGCGCGCCACAAGGTGTTGTTGACGGCAGAGCCCGCGGCAGCGGACGCCCGGGCCGCTGCCCGCtacccgcccccccgccccgtgctGCGCGCCCTCCTGGAGGCTGGCCGCTACTCCGCTCGCCAGGTCTTCAACGTGGACGAGACGGGCCTGTTCTGGAAGCGGCTGCCGGAGCGCATGCTCCTGGCGCTGGAGGGCACAGCGGGGCCTGGGCCCAAGGCCTCCAAGGACCACCTGACGCTGCTGCTCGGAGGCAATGCCGCTGGGGACTTTAAGCTGAAGCCTCTGCTGGTCTACCCCTCGGAGAACCCACGCGCCCTCAGGGGCTGCTGCAAGGCCAGCCTGCCTGTGGTCTGGCGCTCCAACCGCAATGACTGGGTGACACCCAGCATCTTCCAGGAGTGGTTTACAGGCTGCTTCTGCCCAGCCGTGGAGAGCTACTGTGCCAGCCATGGCCTCCCGCACCGCGCCCTGCTGCTACTGGACAGCGCGCCCTGCCACCCCGCCCACTTGGTGGGCCTCTCAGCCCATGTGCGTGTGGAGTTCCTGCCGAAGAACACATCCGCCCTGATCCAGCCCATGAACCAGGGCATCATCGCCACCTTCAAGGCCCATTATCTGCGCCGCACGCTCGGGCAGCTGGTCCAGGAGACGGCTGGTGCAGACCCGCCCTCTGTGAGGGTGTTCTGGTGCCGCTACACAGTCGTGACTGCCGTGGACAACATCGCCGAGGCCTGA
- the LOC110261337 gene encoding tigger transposable element-derived protein 1-like isoform X1: MSGSLRTISAKSPSGPSQTSSASHERYHSHGCSVPLLCRGRHDRRGQEAVSVGTAVAPGAGQRGESFLRGMARRGGMKTTPHREALGKAPLGLGLRPGAKRDRKSITLHLKLEVLRRFEEGEKLTQIACALGLATSTVASIRVNKDKIRASSQAATPVSATQLTRCRGVLMGHMERLLSLWIEEQRRQNLPVSTLRIQDKARRLFAQLQHEQGGGTWAASFGASNGWFARFKARHKVLLTAEPAAADARAAARYPPPRPVLRALLEAGRYSARQVFNVDETGLFWKRLPERMLLALEGTAGPGPKASKDHLTLLLGGNAAGDFKLKPLLVYPSENPRALRGCCKASLPVVWRSNRNDWVTPSIFQEWFTGCFCPAVESYCASHGLPHRALLLLDSAPCHPAHLVGLSAHVRVEFLPKNTSALIQPMNQGIIATFKAHYLRRTLGQLVQETAGADPPSVRVFWCRYTVVTAVDNIAEA, from the coding sequence GCAGAGGCAGGCATGACAGGAGAGGCCAAGAGGCTGTCAGTGTGGGCACGGCGGTAGCTCCTGGGGCCGGTCAGCGGGGAGAGAGCTTCTTGAGGGGCATGGCTCGGCGCGGTGGCATGAAGACAACCCCCCACCGGGAGGCGTTGGGGAAGGCGCCCCTCGGGCTTGGCCTTCGCCCTGGTGCCAAGCGGGACCGGAAGTCTATCACCCTGCACCTGAAGCTGGAGGTGCTTCGGAGGTTTGAGGAGGGCGAGAAGCTGACCCAGATTGCCTGCGCCCTGGGGCTGGCGACCTCCACTGTCGCCTCGATCCGTGTCAACAAGGACAAGATCCGGGCCAGTTCCCAGGCAGCCACGCCGGTGAGCGCCACGCAGCTGACCCGCTGCCGGGGTGTGTTGATGGGCCACATGGAACGCCTGCTGAGCCTGTGGATAGAGGAGCAGAGGCGGCAGAACCTGCCGGTCAGCACGCTGCGCATCCAGGACAAGGCGCGCCGGCTCTTTGCGCAGCTGCAGCACGAGCAGGGCGGCGGCACCTGGGCTGCGAGTTTCGGGGCCAGCAACGGCTGGTTTGCCCGGTTCAAGGCGCGCCACAAGGTGTTGTTGACGGCAGAGCCCGCGGCAGCGGACGCCCGGGCCGCTGCCCGCtacccgcccccccgccccgtgctGCGCGCCCTCCTGGAGGCTGGCCGCTACTCCGCTCGCCAGGTCTTCAACGTGGACGAGACGGGCCTGTTCTGGAAGCGGCTGCCGGAGCGCATGCTCCTGGCGCTGGAGGGCACAGCGGGGCCTGGGCCCAAGGCCTCCAAGGACCACCTGACGCTGCTGCTCGGAGGCAATGCCGCTGGGGACTTTAAGCTGAAGCCTCTGCTGGTCTACCCCTCGGAGAACCCACGCGCCCTCAGGGGCTGCTGCAAGGCCAGCCTGCCTGTGGTCTGGCGCTCCAACCGCAATGACTGGGTGACACCCAGCATCTTCCAGGAGTGGTTTACAGGCTGCTTCTGCCCAGCCGTGGAGAGCTACTGTGCCAGCCATGGCCTCCCGCACCGCGCCCTGCTGCTACTGGACAGCGCGCCCTGCCACCCCGCCCACTTGGTGGGCCTCTCAGCCCATGTGCGTGTGGAGTTCCTGCCGAAGAACACATCCGCCCTGATCCAGCCCATGAACCAGGGCATCATCGCCACCTTCAAGGCCCATTATCTGCGCCGCACGCTCGGGCAGCTGGTCCAGGAGACGGCTGGTGCAGACCCGCCCTCTGTGAGGGTGTTCTGGTGCCGCTACACAGTCGTGACTGCCGTGGACAACATCGCCGAGGCCTGA
- the LOC110261337 gene encoding tigger transposable element-derived protein 1-like isoform X3 — MARRGGMKTTPHREALGKAPLGLGLRPGAKRDRKSITLHLKLEVLRRFEEGEKLTQIACALGLATSTVASIRVNKDKIRASSQAATPVSATQLTRCRGVLMGHMERLLSLWIEEQRRQNLPVSTLRIQDKARRLFAQLQHEQGGGTWAASFGASNGWFARFKARHKVLLTAEPAAADARAAARYPPPRPVLRALLEAGRYSARQVFNVDETGLFWKRLPERMLLALEGTAGPGPKASKDHLTLLLGGNAAGDFKLKPLLVYPSENPRALRGCCKASLPVVWRSNRNDWVTPSIFQEWFTGCFCPAVESYCASHGLPHRALLLLDSAPCHPAHLVGLSAHVRVEFLPKNTSALIQPMNQGIIATFKAHYLRRTLGQLVQETAGADPPSVRVFWCRYTVVTAVDNIAEA; from the coding sequence ATGGCTCGGCGCGGTGGCATGAAGACAACCCCCCACCGGGAGGCGTTGGGGAAGGCGCCCCTCGGGCTTGGCCTTCGCCCTGGTGCCAAGCGGGACCGGAAGTCTATCACCCTGCACCTGAAGCTGGAGGTGCTTCGGAGGTTTGAGGAGGGCGAGAAGCTGACCCAGATTGCCTGCGCCCTGGGGCTGGCGACCTCCACTGTCGCCTCGATCCGTGTCAACAAGGACAAGATCCGGGCCAGTTCCCAGGCAGCCACGCCGGTGAGCGCCACGCAGCTGACCCGCTGCCGGGGTGTGTTGATGGGCCACATGGAACGCCTGCTGAGCCTGTGGATAGAGGAGCAGAGGCGGCAGAACCTGCCGGTCAGCACGCTGCGCATCCAGGACAAGGCGCGCCGGCTCTTTGCGCAGCTGCAGCACGAGCAGGGCGGCGGCACCTGGGCTGCGAGTTTCGGGGCCAGCAACGGCTGGTTTGCCCGGTTCAAGGCGCGCCACAAGGTGTTGTTGACGGCAGAGCCCGCGGCAGCGGACGCCCGGGCCGCTGCCCGCtacccgcccccccgccccgtgctGCGCGCCCTCCTGGAGGCTGGCCGCTACTCCGCTCGCCAGGTCTTCAACGTGGACGAGACGGGCCTGTTCTGGAAGCGGCTGCCGGAGCGCATGCTCCTGGCGCTGGAGGGCACAGCGGGGCCTGGGCCCAAGGCCTCCAAGGACCACCTGACGCTGCTGCTCGGAGGCAATGCCGCTGGGGACTTTAAGCTGAAGCCTCTGCTGGTCTACCCCTCGGAGAACCCACGCGCCCTCAGGGGCTGCTGCAAGGCCAGCCTGCCTGTGGTCTGGCGCTCCAACCGCAATGACTGGGTGACACCCAGCATCTTCCAGGAGTGGTTTACAGGCTGCTTCTGCCCAGCCGTGGAGAGCTACTGTGCCAGCCATGGCCTCCCGCACCGCGCCCTGCTGCTACTGGACAGCGCGCCCTGCCACCCCGCCCACTTGGTGGGCCTCTCAGCCCATGTGCGTGTGGAGTTCCTGCCGAAGAACACATCCGCCCTGATCCAGCCCATGAACCAGGGCATCATCGCCACCTTCAAGGCCCATTATCTGCGCCGCACGCTCGGGCAGCTGGTCCAGGAGACGGCTGGTGCAGACCCGCCCTCTGTGAGGGTGTTCTGGTGCCGCTACACAGTCGTGACTGCCGTGGACAACATCGCCGAGGCCTGA